The following coding sequences are from one Patescibacteria group bacterium window:
- a CDS encoding NTP transferase domain-containing protein: MIPSDRIAILAAGKGERMNSGIPKVLHQLYGKPMLWYVVQSAREANGTKPILVVNAAHRDAIAHVLHDEVEYAVQLEPQGTADAVRAIPPALVEGSSHLVVLYGDHPLISTPTIRRLIQAHAAAHAPLTMMTVMVPHFEEAYEAFEAFGRIIRQSDGTLDRIVEYRDADEAIKKIKEVNPGYYCFSLSWLQAHLPQVRAENAQKEFYLTDLVGIARRAGEAVAVVPIDDPWEGLGVNTQEALALAAQIIASRDAGAKTEAFRS, translated from the coding sequence ATGATTCCTTCAGATCGTATTGCCATTCTTGCCGCAGGGAAGGGCGAGCGGATGAATTCAGGAATTCCTAAGGTCCTCCATCAACTGTATGGCAAGCCCATGCTGTGGTATGTAGTGCAATCGGCGCGAGAGGCGAATGGTACCAAGCCTATTCTCGTCGTGAACGCGGCGCACCGTGATGCGATTGCGCACGTACTGCATGATGAAGTGGAGTATGCCGTGCAATTGGAACCTCAAGGCACCGCAGACGCGGTTCGCGCAATTCCTCCGGCGCTTGTTGAAGGGTCATCTCACCTCGTGGTGCTTTATGGCGACCATCCGCTCATTTCTACTCCTACTATCAGACGTTTAATACAAGCCCATGCAGCTGCGCACGCGCCCCTTACAATGATGACTGTCATGGTTCCCCACTTTGAGGAGGCGTATGAAGCATTTGAGGCCTTCGGCCGCATCATCCGCCAATCGGACGGTACGCTTGACCGTATTGTGGAATATAGGGATGCAGATGAAGCGATAAAAAAAATCAAGGAAGTGAATCCCGGATATTACTGTTTCTCGCTGTCGTGGCTTCAAGCGCATCTCCCGCAGGTCAGGGCGGAAAATGCGCAAAAGGAATTTTATCTCACTGATCTTGTGGGGATAGCGCGCCGCGCGGGAGAAGCGGTAGCGGTCGTGCCTATTGATGATCCGTGGGAGGGGTTAGGGGTCAATACCCAGGAAGCGCTTGCGCTCGCGGCGCAGATTATAGCCTCTCGGGACGCGGGAGCGAAGACCGAGGCGTTTCGTTCTTAA
- a CDS encoding putative sugar nucleotidyl transferase has protein sequence MRIVLFNDNPAALFPFTHLKSPWEIDMGGLTLRKWVQAILPDVEFIEQSGQWQESAGTLPYLVLNGRLLPSEKLEEELRSIIQADDARLSMAGEELAYGYVTEARASEKMAMPAEVTLLHGPWEIIKYLPQTLLLAAPHHAQYLAEVRPHVFAGKDVELPPTVVTRTDDGPIVIGSGTTFESFIVLEGPAVIGEHCIIRDHACIKKSAIGNVCRIGGEVEWSVMGDYTNKQHYGYVGHSVVAPWVNLGAGTTTSDLKHTYGSVRVDRGAGKEETGMQFCGSFIGEGARTSVNTTLMTGTVLGVSAFVFGTARGLVPSFTSATAQGLIEVPLEVALRAWERAMARRGVAFTPHIRDSYTAAFERTAPLRGAYGVLRGAPLTL, from the coding sequence ATGCGCATTGTGTTATTTAATGATAATCCGGCGGCGCTATTTCCTTTTACCCACCTCAAATCTCCGTGGGAGATCGATATGGGTGGATTGACTTTGAGGAAGTGGGTGCAGGCAATATTACCAGATGTTGAGTTTATAGAGCAATCGGGGCAGTGGCAGGAAAGTGCGGGCACATTACCTTATTTGGTTTTGAATGGCCGGCTGTTGCCGTCGGAGAAATTAGAGGAAGAATTGCGGAGCATCATACAGGCGGACGACGCGCGGCTCTCTATGGCGGGAGAAGAGCTTGCGTATGGCTATGTTACTGAGGCTCGCGCATCAGAGAAAATGGCGATGCCGGCTGAGGTCACATTGTTGCACGGGCCGTGGGAAATTATTAAATATCTTCCGCAGACGCTTTTACTGGCAGCACCCCATCATGCCCAATATCTGGCAGAGGTCAGACCCCATGTCTTTGCCGGCAAGGATGTGGAATTGCCGCCCACCGTGGTAACGAGAACGGATGACGGCCCGATCGTCATCGGCTCAGGCACGACCTTTGAATCTTTCATTGTCCTCGAAGGGCCGGCGGTTATCGGTGAACATTGCATCATCCGCGATCACGCGTGCATTAAAAAGTCAGCAATAGGCAATGTCTGTCGGATTGGCGGCGAGGTTGAATGGTCAGTGATGGGTGACTATACGAATAAACAGCATTATGGCTATGTAGGGCATAGTGTGGTCGCTCCTTGGGTGAATTTGGGAGCGGGAACCACGACGTCTGACCTTAAACATACCTACGGGAGCGTGCGGGTTGACCGCGGCGCAGGCAAAGAGGAAACGGGAATGCAGTTTTGCGGCAGTTTTATCGGTGAGGGCGCTCGAACGTCAGTGAATACGACGCTCATGACAGGTACGGTGTTGGGGGTTAGTGCGTTTGTATTCGGGACAGCGCGCGGGCTTGTCCCCTCGTTTACTTCGGCGACCGCTCAAGGTCTTATTGAGGTGCCATTAGAGGTTGCGCTGCGCGCATGGGAGCGCGCCATGGCACGGCGCGGTGTCGCCTTCACCCCGCATATACGAGATTCCTATACCGCCGCATTTGAACGCACGGCGCCCCTAAGGGGTGCGTATGGAGTCCTGCGTGGTGCCCCCTTGACGCTGTAA
- the glmS gene encoding glutamine--fructose-6-phosphate transaminase (isomerizing): MCGIIGYVGTQHALPVIMEGLKRMEYRGYDSAGVSVMDPDGIFALKRAGKLTALEGALEGHSHAGTIGIGHIRWATHGAPTDINAHPHYSCQGDLHLVHNGIIENYRELRDELTALDHTFVSDTDTEVLAHLIEQELQPGVPLETATERGLKKVVGAYGLALISAREPGKIIAARLGSPLVLGVVPDGSLIVASDVAAIIAHTRDVVYLQDREMVVLTPKGYAIRTLDAQEVSRPLERVEWDIGSAEKGGHAHFMLKEILEQPDTLNATLLGRIISGEGLVKMGGLETIADRVRNIDRLIIVACGSARHAGMVGEYLIEEYADIPVEVELASEFRYRRFPAGGKTAVLAISQSGETADTLAALHEAKRRGLLTLGLVNVAGSSIARETDAGMYNHVGPEIAVASTKAFTSQLALLVLLAVYLGRQRRLSHALSEELLHGLSQLPAQMGKVMQQAEGIIALAQKYRHAERWLYLGRKYQYPVALEGALKLKEISYCHAEGFAAGEMKHGPIALVDAATPTVVLAPRDSVYEKTISNIEEVRARGGAIIAIANDDETVRRSLVDHAIIVPRTLEALAPLLTVVPLQLFAYGFAVARGLDVDKPRNLAKSVTVE, encoded by the coding sequence ATGTGCGGTATCATCGGTTATGTCGGCACACAGCACGCGCTTCCCGTGATCATGGAAGGCTTAAAGCGCATGGAGTACCGCGGATATGATTCCGCGGGTGTGTCTGTCATGGACCCTGACGGCATATTTGCCTTAAAACGCGCGGGTAAATTAACGGCACTTGAGGGAGCATTGGAGGGCCATAGCCACGCAGGCACGATAGGCATAGGGCATATCCGTTGGGCGACTCATGGCGCGCCCACAGATATCAATGCCCATCCCCACTATAGCTGTCAGGGAGATCTTCACCTGGTGCATAACGGGATTATCGAGAATTACAGGGAACTGCGCGACGAGCTCACCGCGCTTGACCATACGTTCGTATCCGATACTGACACGGAAGTGCTGGCGCACCTCATTGAACAGGAACTGCAGCCCGGTGTCCCTTTGGAAACCGCCACCGAGCGGGGTTTGAAAAAAGTGGTCGGGGCATACGGGCTTGCCCTGATAAGCGCTCGGGAACCGGGAAAAATTATTGCCGCGCGGCTGGGAAGCCCCTTAGTGCTCGGGGTCGTGCCTGACGGGTCTTTGATTGTCGCGTCGGATGTGGCAGCAATCATTGCGCATACGCGGGACGTGGTGTATCTCCAAGACCGCGAGATGGTGGTACTTACCCCCAAAGGATATGCGATCAGGACGCTTGATGCGCAAGAAGTGTCGCGCCCCTTGGAGCGGGTGGAGTGGGATATAGGCTCGGCGGAAAAAGGCGGACATGCGCACTTCATGCTCAAAGAGATTCTTGAGCAGCCGGATACCCTCAATGCCACGCTGTTGGGGCGCATTATTTCCGGTGAAGGATTGGTGAAGATGGGAGGTTTGGAGACCATTGCAGACCGTGTGAGGAATATCGACCGCCTTATTATAGTCGCGTGCGGTTCAGCGCGGCATGCGGGAATGGTGGGTGAGTATCTTATTGAAGAATATGCCGACATTCCAGTTGAGGTGGAGCTTGCTTCGGAATTCCGTTATCGTCGTTTCCCGGCAGGCGGGAAGACTGCGGTGCTTGCCATCAGCCAATCAGGAGAAACCGCAGATACGCTCGCGGCGCTCCATGAGGCGAAGCGTAGAGGGCTTCTTACGCTTGGTTTGGTGAATGTGGCAGGCAGTTCTATAGCGCGCGAGACTGACGCGGGAATGTACAATCACGTGGGACCGGAGATAGCCGTTGCCTCCACCAAAGCATTTACTTCACAGCTTGCGCTACTGGTGCTGCTTGCGGTATATCTGGGGCGCCAGCGGCGCCTCTCGCACGCCTTGAGCGAAGAATTATTGCATGGGTTGTCGCAGCTGCCTGCACAGATGGGAAAGGTGATGCAGCAGGCAGAAGGAATAATTGCGCTTGCGCAAAAATACCGGCATGCGGAACGCTGGCTGTATTTGGGGCGCAAGTACCAATATCCCGTCGCTTTGGAAGGCGCGCTGAAATTGAAAGAAATTTCCTATTGTCATGCGGAAGGGTTTGCCGCGGGTGAAATGAAGCATGGCCCCATTGCGTTGGTAGATGCGGCAACGCCCACGGTCGTACTTGCGCCGAGAGACAGCGTGTATGAAAAGACAATATCAAATATTGAGGAAGTGCGCGCACGCGGCGGCGCAATTATTGCCATCGCCAACGATGATGAAACGGTGCGCCGCTCGTTAGTGGACCACGCAATAATAGTTCCTCGCACCTTGGAAGCGCTTGCACCCTTGCTCACGGTAGTGCCGCTGCAGCTGTTCGCGTATGGGTTCGCGGTGGCACGGGGTTTGGACGTCGATAAGCCGCGCAATTTGGCCAAAAGTGTAACTGTTGAGTAA
- a CDS encoding helix-turn-helix domain-containing protein produces the protein MDIRVYLKEFGLSEKEIEIYLTLLKGGVQSVRRLAAATKINRGTTYDILKGLIAQGLVSYQHREKHQYFIAEDPEKFAQVVAEKEREISSLREKLNHIVPELKSLYHRAGGKPTVRYYEGTRGLRTILTDVLESVYEKKEYLIYSTVEVRPYLHAAYPTFTQERVRRGIGVRVIAIGEGGQLKGLDERRWLSSHATGAPTYTIIYGTKVALISVSDAQEPFGVIIENESIAATQRFMFEWIWENLGMQKPKVKSQNYGVPQSGT, from the coding sequence ATGGATATAAGGGTATATTTGAAAGAGTTTGGGCTTTCGGAAAAAGAGATTGAAATATATCTTACCTTGCTCAAGGGCGGAGTGCAGTCAGTCAGGCGCCTTGCCGCTGCGACCAAAATAAACAGGGGTACTACCTACGACATCCTCAAGGGCCTTATTGCTCAAGGGCTCGTCTCTTACCAGCACCGTGAAAAACATCAGTATTTTATTGCAGAAGACCCGGAGAAGTTCGCTCAGGTGGTCGCGGAAAAAGAACGGGAGATTTCTTCATTGCGGGAAAAGCTGAACCATATTGTGCCTGAATTAAAATCGCTCTATCATCGCGCGGGGGGGAAGCCGACGGTGCGCTATTACGAAGGAACCAGGGGTTTAAGGACGATCCTCACCGATGTGCTTGAGTCGGTGTATGAAAAGAAAGAGTACCTTATTTATTCCACGGTGGAGGTACGGCCTTATCTGCATGCCGCCTACCCTACCTTTACTCAAGAGCGGGTGCGACGCGGCATCGGCGTCCGCGTCATTGCGATCGGCGAGGGCGGGCAGCTGAAAGGTTTGGATGAGCGGCGTTGGCTGTCATCGCACGCGACGGGCGCGCCCACGTATACCATTATCTACGGCACAAAAGTTGCGCTCATTTCCGTGAGCGATGCGCAGGAGCCCTTTGGCGTCATTATAGAGAACGAGAGCATTGCGGCCACGCAAAGATTTATGTTTGAGTGGATATGGGAGAATTTGGGAATGCAAAAACCAAAAGTCAAAAGTCAAAATTATGGAGTCCCGCAAAGCGGGACGTAA
- a CDS encoding hydroxyacid dehydrogenase — translation MHHSILIADPIDKEAQQMLEAAGFEVSAPGEPTPEEIVKLIPDVEVLVVRSRTKVTKEMIDAGKKLKVIARAGVGVDTIDTVAAEQRGIKVINAPGSNSRSVAEHAIGLMFAVARTIPQADSSMKAGKWEKKLFKGTELEGKTLGVLGYGRVGKSVAQIAHALGMEVLAWTRTSRTDPQIQFTVALEEVLRRADIITIHLPKSEETAHLISTRELEHMKEGVFIINTARGGIVDEEALLHALQSGKVRGAGLDVFENEPAPSQALIAHSRVVATPHIAALTHEAQERAGIMIAEQLIEWSSAK, via the coding sequence ATGCATCATTCTATCCTGATCGCCGACCCGATTGATAAAGAGGCTCAGCAGATGCTTGAGGCTGCCGGATTTGAAGTGTCTGCGCCGGGGGAGCCGACACCGGAGGAGATTGTGAAGTTGATTCCCGATGTGGAAGTATTAGTAGTGCGGAGCAGGACGAAGGTGACGAAGGAAATGATAGACGCGGGTAAAAAGTTAAAGGTTATCGCGCGCGCAGGCGTGGGGGTAGATACGATTGACACCGTAGCGGCTGAACAGAGAGGGATAAAGGTCATCAATGCGCCTGGTTCCAATAGCCGTTCAGTGGCAGAGCACGCCATTGGCCTCATGTTTGCCGTGGCGCGCACGATCCCGCAGGCGGATAGTAGCATGAAGGCGGGCAAATGGGAGAAGAAATTATTCAAAGGCACTGAATTGGAAGGGAAAACGTTGGGGGTATTGGGATATGGCCGTGTGGGGAAAAGCGTGGCTCAAATCGCGCACGCATTGGGGATGGAAGTGTTGGCGTGGACGCGCACGTCACGCACGGATCCGCAGATTCAGTTTACCGTGGCTCTTGAAGAGGTATTACGGCGCGCGGATATTATCACGATCCATTTGCCGAAGAGCGAAGAAACCGCGCATCTGATAAGCACAAGGGAGCTTGAACACATGAAGGAAGGAGTATTCATCATCAATACTGCGCGCGGTGGCATCGTGGACGAGGAAGCATTGCTCCATGCGCTTCAATCGGGTAAGGTCAGAGGCGCAGGATTGGACGTGTTTGAGAATGAACCGGCGCCGAGCCAAGCGCTTATCGCGCACTCTCGAGTCGTGGCGACGCCGCATATCGCGGCGCTGACGCACGAAGCGCAGGAGAGGGCGGGGATCATGATTGCCGAGCAGCTTATAGAATGGTCGTCAGCAAAATAA
- a CDS encoding alanine--glyoxylate aminotransferase family protein, producing MIHTKLFLAGPTEVSDEMFQAMSHPMIGHRSKDYQALHESVVKKLRRFIGTTHEIFIFTSSATGVMEAAVRNCVRGKILHTVCGAFSERWVDISRACGKVVETVDVPFGKAVRPELVASELASDSIGGRQAATLQLPRDDGYRFDAVAITHNETSSGVMNPLNDLCETVRRVQPDALIFVDAVSSFGGSIIKPDEWGIDVLIFGTQKCLALPPGLAFAVVSPRAMVRSQEMTDKGYYFDFIEMKKYADKNMTPATPAISLLFGVDAQLDRMLAEGMEGRAVRHQDMAMLAQEWVARHHLPFTAEEGFRSPTVTSISVPEGFNSDEFRKKVKEKGYALADGYGKLKGKGFRIGHMGDWKVEDVGELLRVMDKVINSSSKK from the coding sequence ATGATACACACCAAGCTATTCTTAGCCGGCCCCACGGAAGTGAGTGATGAGATGTTTCAGGCAATGAGCCATCCAATGATCGGGCACCGGAGCAAAGATTACCAGGCGCTCCATGAATCCGTGGTAAAAAAATTGCGCCGGTTCATCGGGACGACGCATGAGATTTTCATATTCACCTCTTCTGCGACTGGCGTCATGGAGGCGGCAGTGAGGAATTGTGTGAGGGGGAAAATCCTGCACACGGTATGCGGCGCGTTTTCTGAACGCTGGGTGGATATCAGCCGCGCGTGCGGCAAGGTAGTGGAGACGGTTGATGTGCCTTTCGGGAAGGCGGTACGGCCAGAGTTGGTAGCGTCGGAGCTTGCCTCCGACTCGATAGGTGGCAGACAAGCTGCCACGCTACAATTGCCGCGGGATGATGGTTATAGGTTTGATGCGGTAGCGATTACCCATAATGAGACCTCATCCGGCGTGATGAATCCGCTCAATGATTTGTGTGAGACGGTGAGACGCGTCCAGCCTGATGCATTAATTTTTGTGGATGCAGTGAGCTCATTTGGCGGCTCCATAATTAAACCTGATGAGTGGGGTATTGATGTGCTTATATTTGGTACGCAGAAGTGTCTTGCCCTGCCCCCCGGCCTCGCCTTTGCGGTAGTAAGTCCGCGTGCTATGGTACGTTCTCAAGAAATGACGGATAAGGGATATTATTTTGATTTTATAGAAATGAAAAAGTACGCGGATAAAAATATGACCCCCGCGACGCCCGCTATTTCTTTACTCTTCGGCGTTGATGCGCAGTTAGACAGGATGCTTGCGGAAGGGATGGAAGGGCGGGCGGTACGGCATCAGGACATGGCGATGCTGGCACAGGAGTGGGTGGCGCGCCATCATTTGCCTTTTACCGCAGAAGAGGGTTTTCGCAGCCCCACCGTGACTTCCATTTCCGTGCCGGAAGGGTTCAACAGCGACGAATTCAGGAAAAAGGTAAAAGAAAAAGGCTACGCCCTTGCTGACGGTTACGGAAAACTCAAAGGAAAAGGATTCAGAATTGGACATATGGGAGATTGGAAGGTGGAAGATGTAGGGGAGTTATTGCGGGTTATGGATAAAGTAATAAATTCGAGCTCAAAGAAATAA